In one Antennarius striatus isolate MH-2024 chromosome 15, ASM4005453v1, whole genome shotgun sequence genomic region, the following are encoded:
- the garnl3 gene encoding GTPase-activating Rap/Ran-GAP domain-like protein 3 isoform X8 codes for MNGSGPGSGPGSGPGSGPGSGPSATKLLTFNQRSASEDLGCRRGDFSRRHYGSVELLISSDADGAIQRAGRFRVENGSSDETLDYTPGTWRRTDVHLENPEYHTRWFFKYFLGKVHQNYVGTDAEKNPFYLSVVLSDQNNQRVPQYRAILWRKTGTLKISLPYSPTKTLSVKSILSAMSMDRFEKGPREILNPDIQKDLLVLEEQEGSVNFKFGVLYAKDGQLTDDEMFSNETGSESFDKFLGLLGDFITLQGWAGYRGGLDTKNDTTGIRSIYTVYQGHELMFHVSTMLPYSRENKQQVERKRHIGNDIVTIVFQEGDDATSSFKPSMIRSHFTHIFALVKYNSQYDSYRLKIFSEESVPLFGPPLPSPPVFTDHQEFRDFLLVKLINGEKATLDTPTFAQKRQRTLDMLIGSLYQDLTPDLHKVPFSPQNMLNRRSFSDVLPESPKSARKKEEARQAEFVRIGQALKLKTIVRGDAPTSLVTTSLYRKEPWEPQAFCSSFPHEVVCGDSWGAALLVATEGAGLLLLDGPDPAVSSAETPVLPPVQVFDKTMVVKQVHVLEPQDLLIGRADKGKDARLYVFRLSALRRGLEDRQLVRSKSDSRENKLEKTKGCHLYAINTHHSCELRIVAAIRTKLLLLTRKQPRGEGLGAGGAGPDSPVEEFQYIREICLCDPPAVMALVDGPTGENDNMICVAYKHQFDLINESTGDAYRLHHTDASRVRHRCTPNVSKGRHRCAPNNSSVNFVAAIDVYEDGEAGLLLCYNYVCYYKKVCPFSGSTPMIQSNAADLHFSWNQMPNAIVCAFPYILAFTTDSIEIRLVVNGNLVHTAVVPELQLAASRSDIYFLSSAPVSSASTCSSRDTSSQSSPQTPTGYEAPTFPSPLGDDSIRIPYGSKLSLYTSKDAEGDPASKHMFRIPLCNLVGRSVERPLQSPLVTKATAPPAPGAAPPAPLVCAAHALSLSRMEIKEIASRTRKELLGN; via the exons ATGAACGGTTCAGGTCCCGGTTCAGGTCCCGGTTCAGGTCCCGGTTCAGGTCCCGGTTCAGGTCCCTCCGCGACCAAACTGTTGACTTTCAACCagcg CTCCGCCTCCGAGGACCTGGGCTGTCGCCGTGGAGACTTCAGCAGGAGACACTACGGGTCTGTGGAGCTG CTCATCTCCAGCGATGCCGACGGGGCCATTCAGAGGGCGGGGCGCTTCAGGGTGGAGAACGGCTCGTCAGACGAG acTTTGGACTACACCCCAGGAACCTGGAGGAGAACCGACGTTCACCTGGAGAATCCAGAGTATCACACCAGATGGTTCTTTAAATACTTCCTGGGGAAAG TCCACCAGAACTATGTTGGTACCGACGCAGAGAAGAACCCCTTCTACCTGTCGGTCGTCCTGTCGGACCAGAACAACCAGCGGGTTCCTCAGTACCGAGCCATCCTCTGGAGGAAGACG GGCACCCTGAAGATCAGCCTCCCCTACAGCCCGACCAAAACCCTGTCCGTCAAGTCCATCCTGAg TGCCATGAGCATGGACCGGTTCGAGAAGGGCCCTCGGGAGATCCTGAACCCGGACATTCAGAAG GATCTGCTGGtactggaggagcaggag GGTTCTGTCAACTTTAAATTTGGCGTCCTGTACGCCAAAGACGGCCAGCTGACGGATGACGAGATGTTTAGTAACG AGACAGGAAGCGAGAGTTTCGATAAGTTCCTCGGTCTGCTGGGCGACTTCATCACGCTGCAGGGATGGGCTGGATACCGCGGGGGGCTGGACACCAAGA ACGACACCACCGGGATCCGCTCCATCTACACCGTCTACCAGGGGCACGAACTCATGTTCCACGTGTCCACCATGCTGCCCTACTCCAGGGAGAACAAGCAGCAG GTGGAGAGAAAGCGACACATCGGAAACGACATTGTGACCATCGTGTTCCAGGAGGGCGACGATGCGACTTCATCCTTCAAGCCGTCGATGATTCGCTCGCACTTCACCC ATATCTTTGCGTTGGTGAAGTATAACAGCCAGTACGACAGCTACAG GTTGAAGATCTTCTCAGAGGAGAGCGTCCCGCTGTTCGGACCGCCCCTCCCGTCTCCGCCTGTCTTCACCGACCACCAGGAGTTCAGGGACTTTTTGTTAGTCAAAC TCATCAACGGAGAGAAAGCCACGCTGGACACGCCCACCTTCGCCCAGAAGCGCCAGCGGACGCTGGACATGCTGATCGGCTCGCTGTACCAGGACCTCACGCCAGACCTCCACAAG GTTCCCTTTTCTCCACAGAACATGTTGAACCGGCGGTCGTTCAGCGACGTTCTTCCTGAGTCTCCAAAGTCGGCGCGTAAGAAGGAGGAGGCGCGGCAGGCAGAGTTTGTCCGGATAGGACAG GCTCTGAAGCTGAAGACCATCGTGAGGGGCGACGCCCCCACCAGCCTGGTCACCACCAGCCTGTACAGGAAGGAG CCGTGGGAGCCGCAGGCGTTCTGCAGCAGCTTCCCCCATGAGGTGGTGTGCGGTGACTCCTGGGGGGCGGCGCTGCTGGTGGCCaccgagggggcggggctcctgTTGCTGGATG GTCCCGATCCGGCCGTGTCCTCCGCTG AGACGCCAGTTTTGCCCCCGGTGCAGGTGTTTGATAAGACCATGGTGGTGAAGCAGGTGCACGTCCTGGAGCCTCAGGACCTGCTGATCGGCAGGGCAGACAAag GGAAGGACGCCCGGCTGTACGTGTTCAGACTGAGCGCGCTCAGACGCGGCCTGGAGGACCGGCAGCTGGTCAGGAGCAAGAGTGACAGCCGGGAGAACAAGCTGGAGAAGACCAaag GCTGTCACCTGTACGCCATCAACACCCACCACAGCTGTGAGCTGAGGATCGTCGCCGCCATCAGGAccaagctcctcctcctcaccaggAAGCAGCCCCGTGGCGAAGGCCTCGGCGCTGGGGGCGCGGGGCCGGACTCGCCGGTGGAGGAGTTCCAGTACATACGG GAAATCTGCCTGTGTGACCCCCCAGCAGTGATGGCGCTGGTGGACGGGCCCACGGGGGAGAACGACAACATGATCTGTGTGGCCTACAAGCACCAGTTCGACCTGATCAACGAGAGCACGGGCGACGCCTACCGGCTGCACCACACCGACGCCAGCAgggtgaggcacaggtgcaCGCCCAACGTTAGCAAGGGGAGGCACAGGTGTGCACCAAATAACAGCAGT GTGAATTTTGTCGCAGCCATCGATGTGTATGAAGACGGGGAGGCGGGGCTTCTGCTGTGTTACAACT ATGTTTGCTACTACAAGAAGGTGTGTCCCTTCAGCGGCTCCACCCCCATGATCCAGTCCAACGCCGCCGACCTCCACTTCAGCTGGAACCAAATGCCCAACGCCATCG TGTGTGCATTTCCTTACATCCTGGCCTTCACCACTGACTCCATCGAGATCCGACTAGTGGTGAACGGAAACCTGGTGCACACGGCGGTTGTTCCCGAGCTGCAGCTGGCGGCGTCACGG TCGGATATCTACTTCCTGTCCTCGGCTCCGgtaagctccgcctccacctgcAGCTCCAGAGACACCAGCTCCCAGAGTTCCCCGCAGACGCCCACCGGCTACGAGGCGCCCACGTTCCCTTCACCGCTCGGCGACG